The following are from one region of the Gossypium hirsutum isolate 1008001.06 chromosome D03, Gossypium_hirsutum_v2.1, whole genome shotgun sequence genome:
- the LOC107950503 gene encoding phosphoenolpyruvate carboxykinase (ATP) 1 gives MAANGNGVSTTPKSPLARIQTQKNGGICHDDSGKPVKAQTIDELHSLQKKRSAPTTPLDGVQGTFATISEDERQRQQLQSISASLASLTRGTGPKVVRGDPAGKVQSVSHVAHHHHIEAPTISVSDSSLKFTHVLYNLSPAELYEQAIKYEKGSFITSIGALATLSGAKTGRSPRDKRVVIDDTTQDELWWGKGSPNIEMDEHTFMVNRERAVDYLNSLDKVFVNDQFLNWDPQNRIKVRIVSARAYHSLFMHNMCIRPTPEELENFGTPDFTIYNAGQFPCNRYTHYMTSSTSIDLNLARREMVILGTQYAGEMKKGLFSVMHYLMPMRQILSLHSGCNMGKDGDVALFFGLSGTGKTTLSTDHNRYLIGDDEHCWSDNGVSNIEGGCYAKCIDLSREKEPDIWNAIKFGTVLENVVFDEHTREVVYGDKSVTENTRAAYPIEYIPNAKIPCVGPHPKNVILLACDAFGVLPPVSKLSLAQTMYHFISGYTALVAGTEDGIKEPTATFSACFGAAFIMLHPTKYAAMLAEKMLKHGATGWLVNTGWSGGSYGSGNRIKLPYTRKIIDAIHSGSLLNATYHKTEVFGLDIPTEIEGVPSEILHPENTWADKKAYKETLLKLAGLFKKNFETFTNYKIGKDNKLTEEILAAGPNF, from the exons ATGGCGGCCAATGGGAACGGAGTTTCGACGACGCCGAAGAGTCCGTTGGCGAGGATTCAGACGCAGAAGAACGGTGGAATCTGTCATGACGATAGCGGGAAGCCTGTTAAGGCTCAGACGATCGACGAGCTTCACTCTTTGCAGAAGAAGAGATCGGCGCCGACGACTCCTCTTGACGGCGTTCAGGGTACCTTTGCCACCATTTCTGAAGATGAGCGCCAGAGGCAGCAGCTCCAGTCCATCAG TGCATCGTTGGCGTCACTCACTCGAGGAACAGGGCCGAAAGTGGTGAGAGGGGACCCGGCAGGGAAGGTTCAATCGGTGTCGCATGTGGCGCACCACCACCATATCGAGGCGCCAACCATTAGCGTCAGTGACAGTTCCTTGAAATTCACTCACGTCCTATACAACCTCTCTCCTGCAG AGTTGTATGAGCAGGCAATAAAGTATGAGAAGGGTTCTTTCATTACTTCAATCGGTGCACTCGCCACCCTATCCGGAGCCAAAACCGGTCGGTCACCGAGAGATAAGAGAGTTGTTATCGATGACACCACCCAAGATGAGCTTTGGTGGGGAAA GGGCTCACCCAATATTGAAATGGACGAGCATACCTTCATGGTGAACAGAGAAAGAGCTGTTGATTACTTGAATTCTCTGGACAAG GTTTTCGTGAATGATCAATTCTTGAACTGGGATCCACAGAACAGAATCAAAGTTCGGATTGTGTCTGCTAGAGCTTATCATTCATTGTTCATGCATAACAT GTGTATCCGACCCACTCCTGAAGAGCTGGAGAATTTCGGTACTCCGGACTTCACTATATACAATGCTGGGCAGTTCCCGTGTAATCGTTATACACACTACATGACATCCTCTACTAGCATAGACCTTAATCTTGCTAGGAGGGAAATGGTCATCCTCGGCACTCAATACGCCGGGGAAATGAAGAAGGGTCTTTTCAGTGTTATGCATTATCTCATGCCTATGCGTCAAATCCTCTCGTTACATTCTGGATGCAATATGGGAAAAGATGGAGATGTTGCCCTCTTCTTTGGATTGTCAG GTACGGGTAAGACCACTTTGTCTACCGATCACAACAGGTATCTGATCGGTGATGACGAGCATTGTTGGAGTGACAATGGTGTGTCGAACATCGAAGGTGGTTGCTATGCCAAGTGTATTGATCTTTCAAGGGAGAAGGAGCCTGATATCTGGAATGCCATTAAGTTTGGAACTG TGTTGGAAAATGTTGTTTTCGATGAACATACGAGAGAGGTGGTTTATGGTGACAAATCAGTTACAG AGAATACTCGTGCGGCCTATCCGATCGAATACATTCCAAATGCTAAGATACCATGCGTCGGTCCTCATCCTAAGAATGTCATTCTTTTGGCATGTGATGCCTTTGGTGTCCTACCACCTGTTAGCAAGCTGAGCCTGGCTCAAACCATGTACCATTTCATTAGTGGTTACACCGCTCTG GTGGCTGGCACGGAAGATGGTATTAAGGAGCCAACAGCAACGTTCTCGGCTTGCTTCGGCGCGGCTTTCATCATGTTGCATCCTACCAAATATGCAGCCATGCTTGCTGAGAAAATGCTGAAGCATGGTGCAACAGGGTGGCTTGTCAACACCGGCTGGTCTGGTGGAAG CTACGGGTCTGGAAACCGTATCAAGTTACCCTACACTAGGAAAATCATTGACGCCATCCACTCTGGTAGCCTCTTGAACGCGACTTACCATAAAACAGAGGTGTTCGGGCTAGACATCCCCACCGAGATCGAGGGAGTGCCTTCCGAAATCTTGCATCCAGAGAACACC TGGGCTGATAAGAAGGCATACAAGGAAACCCTGTTGAAATTGGCTGGGCTATTCAAGAAGAACTTTGAGACCTTCACTAATTACAAGATTGGGAAAGACAACAAGTTGACAGAGGAAATCCTGGCAGCTGGTCCAAACTTCTAA